The genomic window GGTTCCACGTTATCAATGTTACCTGAATTAACGGACTTGTCTCTGAGACCGTGGGGATATAAGTTTCTAGCCTCGGGTAGAGATACATCTGGCAGTGGATCAGTGGATTTCACTCGGCGCAGCGTGTCGGCCTCGTAGAAGTTTCTCTTGTCCACGAGGGCGGCCTTGTTATCGCTGAGGAGTTGACAGGTCGTCCGTCTTAATTCCGCGGCGATACGTCTGGCCTCGTCTATGTCGTCCACTTGAATCTGTCGCGGCATTTGCCGCGCAATCGGATTCACTATACGACCGATATCATTCCGCTTGTTCAAGCCGATCGCCGCATCATCCCTCTGATTGTTTAGTTGAGGCAATCGCGAGGTATGGCCAATCATCGGTTTGGTCATCTCCATGTCCACACTATTGACACTCGCCTGGAGGTCAGAATAGTAATAGGGTGCTCCAGATTGATCGCTCTGGGCGCGCTGCTCGCCAGCATTCGGTAAATATGACTGTTGTAGAGCAGAGGTAGCGATTTGCATCGGCATCGGAGCGGGATAATGACTCGAATCTTGGCTGGAGGTCGATCGATGATTCGGCAGCACATGTCGCACACACGCGTCGTGACTGGCGGATCTCGAGTGATTCGGGAACCTTTGCTCGGAATACGCGTTGACGTTCTGTAGCATGCTCGTCAGCGTGCTGCCGTGATTTACTGAGGACATAGACGCACTTATGGGGGAGTGCATCGACGATTGCGCGCTCGCGGGCCTTTGACAAGCCATGGACGTTGAAATGGACGCTGTGGCCGACGCATTCGAGTAACTGGAATCCCTGCTGTGAGAGACTGGCAGCGCGCTAATGCTCGGAGACGTGCTCTGCATCCTGTGAACACTGTCGCGTGACGGTGGTTCGCTATCGGATCGAACGGCCGGTGAACCGCGAAGCGGTAAAAAGCTCGCGACGTTCTCGTAATGCGCGTCACCAGTGAAGGACTGCGAGTGTTGATGGGTCGGCGGTAGATCCGATACTCTCATGGACGGCAAGCTGCTCGCCGAACCGGTCTTATTTTTGCCGGAATAATCGAACGGCCGATCGAGATTGCTAGACATTAATTTCATCTTTCTCGATAGATCTTGGCACGTAGTCTTCTGCAGCTTATCGACCACCAGCATGTTCTCGTTGAATCCGTAGATGCTGTTGTAGCTCAGATCCTTTGCGTAAAGATCCACGTTGAACGCATCTCTAGCTTGTAATTCCTCCAAATACTGATCAAGATCGATGCTCGCGCCGTCAAAGCGACTTCCTAGTGATTCCAATTCATCCAAACTGTCTAAAACTTCGCAAACGTCGTCGCTGACCGGTCTCCTCTTTAATTGTCTGTGCCGAGCTTCCTCCTCCGGATTTCTGAGCTCGATCGAATCGCTTCCAGACGCGCTTTCCAACGATATCCTGCTGTCTCTAAAGGTGGAGCTCATGGTAGCGTCGGAAAATCTTGACGGTGGCCTATGCGTTTCCACCTGACCCGCAGGTTTATTCCACGATTTTGGAGAGTCGCGATTCAACGCGTTATCCTTCGTCGTAGCCACCTGTGGCGAGCCTTTCTTTATCTCCAAGGATTCCTGCATGTCCAACGAGTCCAAATCGTCCAGCGGCGGTGGAGAGGTCGGTATCGGCGGCGGGGATACGAGCTCACTGTCCGATGAGTCGTGTAATTCTGCGATCACGTTACGACTAACTCCCAGATAATAAGAAGCCGGTCGGAAAGTATCAGACAGACTAAATCGCGGATGCCGTGGCGCGTCTATGGAATCTAGATCCTTGGACGACTCGTCATCGGCATCAGAACTATCGGATTTGAGTGCCGTCAAGATGTCGGGCAGATCGCTCCGCGAATGCGGCGAATTCTCACTGACATTGCTCTTTTTCATCGAGGATGCTTTATTGCCGTCTTCGTCCTCCTTCTCGGACAATTGATTCACCTCCATATATACCGGCTCTATCTTGTTATCCGACACGCAGACAAGTTCGTAGTGGGACATGTCCAGCGTGGAATAATCGCCGGAATCGTGCTTTCCGTCGTTTTCGTTCGGTGCCAAGAGAGAACGATTCATCCCGTTCTGCGCCATCTCCACGTACGAGCTTTCCTCGTGCAGATTGGCGAACAAACTCTCCATTATCTTAGGATTCGGTCTATCATCACTGTTAGGATCTAGTATGGCTTTTCTGGGAGACATGGGAAGGTAGTGATCCTCGCAATTAATGTCATCCTGTTTTAAAACAGAACTAAGAAGATCGTTATCGATGGAGAATTGGTCGCTGTGCGTCAATAAGGATTCGGTCATACTCGTTCTGGCACAATTAGGGCTCGGGATAATATTTAAATCGGTCGATGGCACGCATTCCGTTAGACTATCCTTCGAACTATTCGTTTTGTTTTGATTCAAAGATCCATCGGAATTTTGCATTTGTACAACACCCGTATACAAAGTATCTAAAGCGAAATGTTGCATAATTTCGCTATTTTCGATGAGTTTCTCCTTCTCATCGTCTCTATCACGACGGTCCAAATTATTTTCACTGTCGTATCGCAACGTTTCGTTATCATCGTAATCTCCGTGATGCTTCGATTCTTGTCGTTTCTCGCATTTTGATTGATTAGCCTGTTGTGATTTCCGCTCGAAGTCCGCCAGGAGATCTTTGACCGACTTGTTACTGTCAGTCGAAGCTTGCTTAGCATGTCCTTCTTCCACGCTCTTATGTTTCGAAGCATTCTCCGAAGCATTTGCGTCGGTCAGAGCGAAACTACGTACGACGGAGGGCGTCTTGTTTGCGCAATCGAGCTTTGAGACGTGAGCCTCGGTCGCCTGCAATGGCGATACCTTCAGTGGCTCCTGCATGGTCAACACCTCCTTGACTGGACTGGCGCCATCCATGTTCTCGAAAGACCTGATTCTGCATTGCACCAAATTCATAGTCTCGAATTTTTCACTCTCATTTTCCACTTTTGATGGCGCCGGTACTTTCTTAGGATTAATGTACTGATAAGAGAACTCCTTTATAACCTTGCTCTCGTCGATGCCGGGATCCCACTCATCGTTATCGTCCTTGGAATCCCACTGTACGTTCTTTTGAACGTGCCAGGATTCGTTGATTCGATACAAATTGTCGGATTTGTTGCCTTCGATCTTGCCCGTGCTTTGTTGTCCATCATATTTCTGTTGACCGTAAGCGGTCGACGTTTTCAGAATACCCAGCGGTTTCTTCGGGGTCTTGTGCTTGATCGCAGGGTCCTCCAAGACGGCCTCGGATTCCGATCTTCTGGATGACGACGATTGCCTATCCGCCGAGGACGATGCGTAATCGTACGCGTAATCGTTTCTCATCATCGGCGGAAAGCTGACCTCGTCATAACCCGCGTCCGGCGGTATACCACCCAGAGAGGAGAGCGTGGCCCCCGGGTTCGCTTTGCGAATGTTAAGAGTTTGCGACTGCGAGGTCTGATTAACGCTCATGCGGCCGGTTCCGGGTTTCGTGACATCCTGGACGGCCGACGTCGCCGTCGATGACCGATCGTCGCCGGCATGCCGGGGGCTCCTTCCTGCATGCGAGGGTCTGCGCGAGCGCTTCCTCCGGATATCTCCCAGCTCTGATTTGTTCGTTACAAAACACAAAGACACGAGTACGTCCGTTACTTACGAGTATGACTGTATGTGTTTCGCATATGAAAGAGAAACAGCCTCATTTATACATTCCCGTTTCTATACccattagataattttaagcaaACTCGTTAAGCGCGACAGCGACATCGATGATCATTGCATTGACCAGCACAAAACattcattttaattatgtatcttAATTATTAACAGTTAAAGttaaacttatatttatattcatattcatattagtacgttaatattaatatttgtatttacaCGGCAGTTACTTGAAAGGATCTTATACGTTTCGAAAGTTTACAGATCAGATTTTGAGAATCGATAAGATTtagagaataaatattaaaatattaagaatataaatttctcGTTGCGCAATTCGTAATTGATCATAGTCGATGCAATGATCCCGACAATCGATTGACCAACTTTGCGGTCAATCGTAGATAGTGGACACGCGAGCTGGAAGGTAGCGATCGTAATTGCGTAACTACGACAAGTAGTGTTAGTGAAATTCTTTAGCATGCCATGCTGACCCATATTCTCTACGATAATCTGATTACGATCGATGTTAAGTCGCATAGGATATCGATACTCGATCACTTGGACAGGTAGGTTTTAAGATTGTTAATCGTTCCCATTCACCAGCCAGCTTAGACCCAACAGCAGCAGATAGAAGGAGCCCCACGGAGAAACGCTCGCAGATATCCAGATTTTTAATGTCCTCTTGTTTCATCGTTACTTCACATTTCGTTGAATTGATATAGTTTCGTTAATCGTTTCCTCGACGATtatgttagaaaaataaaaatgaaggaAAAGCAACTTGGATTTTGCAACGTTCGCAATTCGTGAGGAATAATTCAGGTGCCTTGCATTAATTGCATTTATTCGCATAatcggaaaaatattttttcgttagatttacagttttcttttttttacatatctcTGATTGAAGTACAAACATGCtggtaattttatttacaatgaaAAGAAAAGGATGAACGTAAAATCGCTTGACATATTTCAATTATACGTAACGAGTAACATTCACAAAATACGGAATTCTCGACGTgcgtttttgagaaaaaaaaaaaaaaaatgtttttgtttccACGAGCAGATATGCACATTATTGGATTCTTCACCGTGTTAGCAATTAAGTACCATCATGTTAGAATTTGGATTATTTTTAGCTTAGGTCAACTATCTACTTTCTAACTGAATACACCGCAGACAGGGCGCTGTCGAGGGACTGGTGACGATCAAAATATTCGGCataaaaattcattacaattttcttttcttttcgaaGACACTGTAATTTGTTCGCGAGACACTCACAAGCTTTCACAACATTTCTTGTTTCGAGCAAGAGTGCACATACCCAGTACACGCCCTCCCTCCCAAAAAAGAAGTAATTGTCCGCGCGAGCTTCAATATTTCGACCGTGTCCCTCGTTACGCAGGGCGACGAAGCTaccatttaaataataagttcAGGCGAGCTAGCCCTACCTTCGTCATCGCTGGAATAGCTGTTGTAGCGTGGCACGTTGACGGCGGTCCGACGGCCATCCGAGCTCTTGCTCCTGACATGCGAACGATGCCCGTCCTCCCGTCTCCGGGAGTGACGACCCTCCGCCACGGCGGCCTCGTGCGCTGCCAAATCCAGCAGCGCCTGTTGCTTGTAGTAACTCGAAAGATCATTCTGCGTCCTGCCCCGATTGGCTGAGCCAGACGGCTTTCGCGTCAACGGAGATTGCAGCATACGCTGCTTCCATTCTAATAGCCGCTTCATCGACTCTTCGCGCTGAAAACGCATCGTAACGCAATCCTCCCATTAGCTATCCGATCGATATCgatttcagaaaataaataaatgataattctTGATAATGggattatgaaaaattattgaaaaaaaataaatcaaaaatttattaatgagtAACGTAATAGCAATGACAGCGACTGAATGAACCGTGGTGAAAGCAAAGATGCGGGAGAGCCAGGATGACGTAAGGTGTAGCTATGCAACAGATATATCGTGAATCATACTTGTCCACCGATGTTACCGACACGCTTGTCTTGTACGAGCTGATACGAGCAATGCTGATGACCTACCTGCAGCTTTCTGATTCGAAGAAATACATCGCTCTATGACTCATCCCGGCCTTTCCGGGATACAAACGGAAAGCGAATTCAGAGAAAtttgtttagaaatttttggtaatacatttttacgtcgtaGAATTTTCGAAGCAACACCAATATGtacaaataacatatttatttcattcgaaagataaatttgatatttatataacttttcaattaacatatttattaattcgatttttataaactaagtttctttaaaaaataaaataagagcaCGCCGGTTTtccaaaaaaatctttaaaaaaaaaaaacgcgcctGTACGAAAGCGGAAAGCGGAAATTAAAGATCCTCTTACCTGCTGAATCTTGCGTTCACCATCCCGCGAATCCTGCTCGGAGGACCTCTCGgcgtagtcgtcgtcgtcgggaTCAAGGGCGGCGGGATGCCGTGTCCTTGGCAGACGCGCCGACGCCGATCTGCAGAACTGCTGCTGCTCGCTCCATCGTCTGCCGGCACCTGCGTGACCGGCGTGACACGTCTGAGCGATGTGAGTCCCGTGGGCACCGTGACCCGCTGCTCTACCCCACCCGTCGTACTCGCCGCGCGGTAATCTACGAGGGATCGTGTTGTCCTCACCGTGTGTCAGCGTCTCGCGGCCACTCGCCTCGCAGCTTTTCTCGCGCAACGATCTTCGGAGTTTTGGATCGGCACCAATTATCCTGATAAGAAATAAACGTTCGAGCATGCGTTTCTTTTTCCAAACCCAGTTTATATTGCACCGTGTACTATACTCGTGGTCCGATAGGAtgatgtattttaaatttaacacaagtACCGTGCCGATtcgtaaaatttgtaaaagtgtATCCTCGACACATTTAACATTCTTTTACTCTGATATTTTTCTAAACTACAGTTTTGTTATTTTAGCTTtttgagaaaaaagtattttgtagtgccgataaagttgaaaaaaattcaactgGTGTACGTTTAGTTATCtgttttgaatttatatattcaaacgcgcgcgcgtttacattttttttaaatacgtaaaaaataacaacGTACAAAAATACAAACGTACGTACGCGCATGCGTACTTGAAAATATGCGTACACCTttctttttaagtatttaactGGAATTTTAGAGGGGTCCTCCATACGGTTTAATCATTTATTCGGACGATGTACTGTGACTCACTCGGAATGTCTCTGCGTCAGCGGCTGAGCGGGCATCGTGTGCTGCTGATGTACGTGATCCCGCTGCGAGCGTCTCAGAGCGGGGCAAGTGGAATCCGGCAATGTGGATATTCTACTTTCATCGCTATTATCGCGAATACCCGGCAGCTTCGGCTGCATCGTGACGCGCGAGAGGGACTGATTTCTCTGCTGCTGATAATGTTGGGGGGTCTGATGCAGATACACCGCGGACTGCCGCATCTGCGCCGCGTATCTAAGCACAAAGCACGCGAAATACAGAATAAATATCTGTCCTAgatatcgatttttattttctctttctcgatGTTTACGCCTGAAACGAGCTAAATAATTTATGTGCGCCCCCGTACCTTTCCTCGGAGTAGAAGTAACCGTCATTGGTCGTGTCCGACGGATTAACTATGTCTAAGCTGGATTTAGGCCTCTGCGGACGCCTTTGTTGATCCGGGAGTCTCTCGCATTGCGTGGGTTGTTGCTGAGGCTGTCGCCTTGCTGCCTCGTACTCGAGGAAGTCCGCGCTGTGCGGTCGCGGCGGCGGTTGAGCCCTAGATTGCCTCACCATTGCCACTAAAGAAGACGAACGTCCTTTTTATACTACTGCGTTTTATTCTCGGGTTGATTGGGCAACGTTATTCGACATTCTTTGTAACGTATCTTTTATGCATACAAAgcgtaaaaagaaaatgttgaattttatcATAAGAATAGGAATACgcaaaaaaagaattcagatcTCTTTCATCATTGCAATTATTGTAATACCACGATCATATAAAACGGGAGAGTACCCAGAGAgttctgtataaaattatttttttttaacttcaataaaagtttctgaaaaaatcatcttcaataaaagttttatgaccTTGTCGAATTAATATTTggttgtattaattaaaaaaaaatacgtttgaCCTTTCGACAGACATTAGAGGAGTTTAAAATAATGATCTCGTTTTTAAAAGCAATATCACTTCGAAGTAATATCACAAGACATACTGGAAACTGCCAATGGCGATACGACAGAAgttatcaaagaaattattcCTACTTTTTCAGTGGGATTGTATTCTCTTCGTGCAACAATGCATACCACCGTCACTGTGTGGAATTTTTCAAACGTATGTTCTTGACAATCTGATAAGAAAGCCCCGCTCTCTCGCTGTGGCTCAAAAGGACATTGTTAAAAACATATTcgcgtaaaatattttcatttttattctccGGAGAAGATACCGGCTGGAATGAAATGCCGGTCTTACTAATTACGAGCGCCTTTGTTGAGATCGCTTAAGAACAGAAGGTAAAGTATACAAAAGAGTTATACACAAAGACTCACTGTTCGGCGGCGTGAGGGGAGAGTGCAGTTGCTGCAGAAGCTGTTGTTGCGCGTACACGGGTATGGGAATGGGCGCCGGCGACGCGCCCTTGGTGTAGCCCACTGGTCCCGCGGGTCTCTGATAAAGTTGTGGAGTGCCATAGACCTCCTCGTAGTCGCCGTTGCCGCCCCTGCTGCTGGTCCTCGGTTTCGCGCTTCGACCGTACGTATCCGgggtcctcctctccgtcggttGGGCGGTCTGACCGTAACCGTAATGCAGACCCGATCTATCGATTCGCAAACTCTGCTGCGACGGCTGATTCATCCGCGTGCCGTAGATCGTATTGCTCCTTTCGTAATCGGACATCGGACTTTTGCTCGTCACCGTCACGTCCGGCGACACCGGGCTCTTTCGGTAATCCATATCCGGCGATGGCGTCGAGTACTCGGTAGACCCATCAGTCAGTCTTCTAGGCTTCGGCGGTGCGTTCGCGTATATCGGTTGTCCGAATTTTGTCCGAGGCATAGGCTGCATCGTCTGAACGCTACCTGAGCCAGGATGCGGCAGCTGTTGgggctgctgttgctgctgctgctgctgctgttgctgcggCGACTGCTGGATGGCCATGTGCTTGTGCGACGACTGATGGCTTAGATTCGAAAGCGCGTTCTGATGCGGCAAGTGATGATGAAGCAACGCCTGATGCTGATGCGAATGACCCGGCTGCAGTTGCTGCGACGGCAGCAAATGTCCGTATTGCTGGTGCTGCTGCGGTTGCGGCTGAGAAGTGCTGGGCTGGCCGTACTGCGACGACTGCACCCAACCGTTCATCATCGGATGACCCGAGTCGCTCGCGTGATTGTTGTTGCCGGAATTGCCGTTGCTGTTGCTACCGCTGAGGTTCGGGAAGGAGGCAGTGTTCGCGCTGTTCGGGCTGGAGTTGTTGTTGGAGGCATGGCTCGGGTCGTCGCGCGACTGAAAACCGTGGAAGCCGGAGTCGCTGTCGTCGGCGCTCTGATTCAGGATCGACGAGATCGACGAGACGCTAGGCCGAGCGCTTCGTTCGCCGTCCTGCGCTATCTCTATGACTACCGCAGCCTCGCCCGCACTGGTAAACGTAAAATTAACAAATcgtttaatattacttttaatccGCGTTATTCGACATCTGGATCTTTCATCCGCCGCGCTTACAGAAATGCCgagattaatgaaaaatatcgtAATTAAACGCAACAGATCGCGAGATAAATATCGTGTCGATCCAGcttgaaaattaatatcagcttcatatgaattattaataacattgcCAGGTACATGTGACATATAAGTAAACAAAGAgggattaattttaatatacattttcctTCGCGTTCTGATAATTTCTCACGTTACTAATTgcagagaaattaattttctcaacaCTATTCCGGAGCCTAGAACACGTTACAAGTCTAACGTTTCGATCCTTTCCTTTTTCGGTCAAGCAAATAGAGTTTTAACTGCAAGATGAACAAGGACAAAGCTCGTGAGAAACAAGCGTTCGTTGTCCGCTGCTGCGTCGGCGTGTCGCTGACGACGTGCTAATGGACAACGGGGCCAGCCCGGGCTCATCCACTGACGGTGGATCTCGCGGGTCGAATAACTCTCGAGAAACTAACTAACGAGTTGGTTAGTTACACCGCGATAACGCGCGAAC from Solenopsis invicta isolate M01_SB chromosome 2, UNIL_Sinv_3.0, whole genome shotgun sequence includes these protein-coding regions:
- the LOC105199142 gene encoding uncharacterized protein LOC105199142 isoform X8, with translation MSKCCGCIGVCATTEAYQPLKTHTYLRDIVQESFRNDGEVLRSPRNRRRKPSVRYDVVRTPGSGSEQSTPHRHLPGALRGSLSHSHNHHHNHPHRHELPPATYLTPPPPPPASSYITVQRGCALHSRLDQPVTSSTPGMDNKKIVQSSTPPAAVPVQVRSKHDGSGVAASVSGVRRRSGPQGGLRSPAAKRPLSAPVALQGWLHKQGSEGLMLWKKRWFVLSEYCLFYYKGPEEEKLLGSILLPSYRVTVCKPEDKVNKKFAFKAEHANMRTYHFAADSRESLNQWVNALTLATLLQDPSPAGEAAVVIEIAQDGERSARPSVSSISSILNQSADDSDSGFHGFQSRDDPSHASNNNSSPNSANTASFPNLSGSNSNGNSGNNNHASDSGHPMMNGWVQSSQYGQPSTSQPQPQQHQQYGHLLPSQQLQPGHSHQHQALLHHHLPHQNALSNLSHQSSHKHMAIQQSPQQQQQQQQQQQPQQLPHPGSGSVQTMQPMPRTKFGQPIYANAPPKPRRLTDGSTEYSTPSPDMDYRKSPVSPDVTVTSKSPMSDYERSNTIYGTRMNQPSQQSLRIDRSGLHYGYGQTAQPTERRTPDTYGRSAKPRTSSRGGNGDYEEVYGTPQLYQRPAGPVGYTKGASPAPIPIPVYAQQQLLQQLHSPLTPPNMAMVRQSRAQPPPRPHSADFLEYEAARRQPQQQPTQCERLPDQQRRPQRPKSSLDIVNPSDTTNDGYFYSEERYAAQMRQSAVYLHQTPQHYQQQRNQSLSRVTMQPKLPGIRDNSDESRISTLPDSTCPALRRSQRDHVHQQHTMPAQPLTQRHSEIIGADPKLRRSLREKSCEASGRETLTHGEDNTIPRRLPRGEYDGWGRAAGHGAHGTHIAQTCHAGHAGAGRRWSEQQQFCRSASARLPRTRHPAALDPDDDDYAERSSEQDSRDGERKIQQREESMKRLLEWKQRMLQSPLTRKPSGSANRGRTQNDLSSYYKQQALLDLAAHEAAVAEGRHSRRREDGHRSHVRSKSSDGRRTAVNVPRYNSYSSDDEELGDIRRKRSRRPSHAGRSPRHAGDDRSSTATSAVQDVTKPGTGRMSVNQTSQSQTLNIRKANPGATLSSLGGIPPDAGYDEVSFPPMMRNDYAYDYASSSADRQSSSSRRSESEAVLEDPAIKHKTPKKPLGILKTSTAYGQQKYDGQQSTGKIEGNKSDNLYRINESWHVQKNVQWDSKDDNDEWDPGIDESKVIKEFSYQYINPKKVPAPSKVENESEKFETMNLVQCRIRSFENMDGASPVKEVLTMQEPLKVSPLQATEAHVSKLDCANKTPSVVRSFALTDANASENASKHKSVEEGHAKQASTDSNKSVKDLLADFERKSQQANQSKCEKRQESKHHGDYDDNETLRYDSENNLDRRDRDDEKEKLIENSEIMQHFALDTLYTGVVQMQNSDGSLNQNKTNSSKDSLTECVPSTDLNIIPSPNCARTSMTESLLTHSDQFSIDNDLLSSVLKQDDINCEDHYLPMSPRKAILDPNSDDRPNPKIMESLFANLHEESSYVEMAQNGMNRSLLAPNENDGKHDSGDYSTLDMSHYELVCVSDNKIEPVYMEVNQLSEKEDEDGNKASSMKKSNVSENSPHSRSDLPDILTALKSDSSDADDESSKDLDSIDAPRHPRFSLSDTFRPASYYLGVSRNVIAELHDSSDSELVSPPPIPTSPPPLDDLDSLDMQESLEIKKGSPQVATTKDNALNRDSPKSWNKPAGQVETHRPPSRFSDATMSSTFRDSRISLESASGSDSIELRNPEEEARHRQLKRRPVSDDVCEVLDSLDELESLGSRFDGASIDLDQYLEELQARDAFNVDLYAKDLSYNSIYGFNENMLVVDKLQKTTCQDLSRKMKLMSSNLDRPFDYSGKNKTGSASSLPSMRVSDLPPTHQHSQSFTGDAHYENVASFLPLRGSPAVRSDSEPPSRDSVHRMQSTSPSISALPVSHSRDSSYSNASATASISTSMACQRPASAQSSMHSPISASMSSVNHGSTLTSMLQNVNAYSEQRFPNHSRSASHDACVRHVLPNHRSTSSQDSSHYPAPMPMQIATSALQQSYLPNAGEQRAQSDQSGAPYYYSDLQASVNSVDMEMTKPMIGHTSRLPQLNNQRDDAAIGLNKRNDIGRIVNPIARQMPRQIQVDDIDEARRIAAELRRTTCQLLSDNKAALVDKRNFYEADTLRRVKSTDPLPDVSLPEARNLYPHGLRDKSVNSGNIDNVEPMHVTQASHRRSRSLEGLLDDVGLQNLVEQRNRANRAAAAQVTAATVASTASTSQAEATLQNLPSSDSHNAMTSFNSEDPWEQDSLWCESLRRVSLRNARSLDNLDSPPRPGRSNDAKSRGRITRGATYVNDSVALRRDNSAEESSCGERSRVKRRTNKDHTRKRSIEDDDEDDVTYETLSMEVIGAGGYVWDPQNKTYHKPTVSDRNHFLEDGNLPPARSNSDVRMSATSFELDREKLRQWDLLSSACLLQEQQRTSMADSGRGLPVVEHPGDVHDSRLAVVATTTVATTATAMTATVTMTTTPTPTMTMTTTMGTIDNEQVNVIVKPIDIADVRDVLSTNVPIKKQEPRQEPCKRAAASGSGSVIGRDPLPPRAVSTSHLPQRTLTQAPTAVSTLPLPRNSTGGGSHRQQPSLPLHHSTPQHQPMRQLESEPTAQLLRAASNGDIGKCPGMVSGNDMRDLRLASPGGHSTQRLISPIGHLRVASLNDHRVSSPSDSEIRVHSPSERKMMSPINGREVDRGGGTMTAGQRQGQQQQQQQQRPRAADCSELLYKRSNVGSLRADAGGRLVTQAGASGLVRVSAGELLGRTHEELVLLLIQLRRQNATVLKAMETCHMEIEAQARLADLDTPRRLENLQKLDELKRHLMDLEKQYEKSKPLVNLVDNMVKLGSLYNRNTANGTSSVSGSRHDLMHENARDHRDRLEFNQRVQEQRLLAEERRDWDRLSPDHGQLQAKVQQLYKLDRLLQEESGTLHSLQQDKEILEKALGGLRHKLQGSRSNLAEAERYRKQQLLLERELSRVRILLAHNSKVKPVFFQKLEETVAENARLEQDLVVLRQKVQASRRYAGNVARDTSSTTAPLEAELRRVQQLVGDLQRQRKELSIQVRQLTEKSHSLVQQIRPQPPHAPQVHHSKKRTQNSWLETDLDSGITLDHGLDSPSSPSLSISPPNKQNDSSHQRYGSPTYKDLSPLNRPHNQQSFVQPSQNHISALSPQLREQIQQHQLKQQLLKDQMQGKGSAIQVAPLYVNTDSRVTGEYVADTSKHNGTVLNGTPNPAPEYIPPPPPPPLSEEALLLNDNYRQNEDNKFAGLMHNREKQEIKTVRIVKRESERRQRDRGDRTGNIGIPLTNGLQAPGGAKRLCDDDFGGSQKFEKAQLGRVVEESPIVHAQSTGQLSELDDVQFQRSMSLPRGFGGQKQNSGVNYGPVIPPPRSDSMHALKSMMARRHKIRGMGRARDDLDMERALRPRINAPDVVRSTLSHKELKYNESTIDQLLGTPNKIVIPERYIPEQTPELTAEEQEQRLKKAEAIRKMLSETTVTAPEGGDDDSNVEKSDTLKRKVVEEKRQREHILQLNQILAKQVMEKSKMVAVKALATLPLKAESSLDDEDLSPVASLPLYQQRENFYT